TTGAATTTCTTGGAGTAGTTGTTCTCGACGGTTTCTCTGTAGGCGCTTAACTAAGATTTCAACGATGAGGTTTTGTTCCTCAATTGAGAGTGCTTCTACTTTATCTAATGCTTGTTGAAGCCTTGAGGTTTGTAATCCTTCGGACATAACTAATCATATAAAAATTGCTAGTTTAATTATAACATTTTGAGGAAGATATAGCAAGTCTAAATGGATTGTACACTCATAATAATCAAGATTATTTTCCTAAAAAATACCACATAAACTCCCATAAAAATGCCAATTTCTCCTTGTTCCAATGTTCTGCATTACAATGCTAACTTTGAGGCTCTACCTCAAATTAACAGGTTGCCACACTCTAATTTTACGGTTGTAAAGAGAAACCGGGTTTCTTCAGTCAACTTTTGATCTTAACCGAGAGATAACATTAGAAACCCGGTTTCTGAGCACCTATCTGTAAGTAGAGAAACCGGGTTTCTGATAGTTTTAACCTAATGTATATAATCCCCCATCCCGTCCACAAATCATCATTTGAGAACCAATATATAAATACCCATCACTGAAAGCCCACAGTTCTCTACGAGTAAGTGTGGGTAGTTCACAAGAATATCGTACCGCCGTCACAGGTAAAATAGATGTAAGCCAAGTTGATCTTCCCTAACCCTAGAAACTACCATGACACAAATTACCCTTGCTGAACTTCCTGAAACCCTCCAAACTCTAATTAACCAAGCAAAAAAAACAGGCGAAACCCTCACCATCATCCAAGACGGTATCCCCTTCGCTATTATTTCCCCAGTCCAGAAAAAATCCCTCCTACAAACCCTTTCTACCCTTGAACCCTTAGATGAAGACTTTGCAGACGTGGACGAAGGATTATTACCCTTAGATGATATCGAATTCTAAAAATGAATTATTTATACTTATTAGATACAAATATCATCTCCGAATTAATTAAAAACCCCAGAGGAGTGATATTTTATAAAATTCAAGAGGTCGGAGAAGATCAAGTTTGTACAAGTATTATCGTAGCCTGTGAATCAAAGTTTGGAGCCCAAAAAAAGAACTCTCAAAAGCTTATAGAAAAACTGCAAACTATCTTGGATAGTATTGAAATACTGCCTCTAACTCATCCTGTAGAGCAATATTATGCAGAAATTCGTACTTATTTAGAACAGCAAGGAACTCCCATTGGAAGTAATGATTTATTAATTGCTGCCCATGCTTTGACATTACATCTAACCATAGTTACAAACAATGTCCGTGAATTTTCCCGTGTTCCTAATTTGAAAGTAGAAAACTGGCTCAACCCTGATTAAAAAGCCCAAAAGTTCCTATTCCTTATTTCCTATTCTAAAATTGTTAAACCGCCGCAGTGCGAGCGTCCTCGCTCGCTGGCTTATAGGCTTTAAATACTTCTAGGGATAAAATTCACCCTAACGTATATAATCCCCCATCCCGTCCACAAATCATCACCTGACCATTCCAAACTATAGGAGTTGACTCGAAGGAAACTTCCGGTTTAAATCGTCCCGTTTGTTCGACTCTTAACCGATAATATTCCCCCCGTTGGTTGGGAATCGCATTACTTTGATTTGCTCTGGCTTCTTCCCAATATAAATTAAATAAATAAACTCCATTATATCCCGCCGTTACTAATTTATAACCATCGGTAAAAATAGGCGTTGAAATCGAGGCTCCGATTTTTTCCTGTACTAATATTAAAGGGGTTTTATATTCTCCCTTTCCTAATGGCCCGGTTACGGTTTTTCCGGTAGTTATCATTTGAGATCCAATATATAAATACCCATCAATCGCATTGGTGGCAAAGATAGCTGGAAATCCATCGGGATTATATTCATCATTTAAGGCTACAGAACCAATTATACCGCCTTCCCAGGTATTAAACCGTTGATTTTTGGTGGGGAAAAACCATTCCACACTCTCTTTAGGTTCGCGGTTAGGATTAAGTTTAAGAACGCCTCCATTTCCCGGAATATATTGTTTTTCAATCGCACAAAATAACTTCCCTTCTTGAGAAATAACCGCCGAACCATCAATATCAGAACCCGTATAAAAATCCCAAATAATTTTTCTAGTTTTTAAATCAATTCCATAAATATGTCCCGAACCCGATGCCATAAAAATTCGGTTTTCTAACCGAGAAGGAGAAGATTCACTCACTAAATTTCCCCCATGTCGGCTACTATCTCCATCCTGATAAAGTTTGACTTCTGATAAAATTTGCGGTTGTAAAAATCCTGATTTTTTTTCGGCTGTTTTAACTGAACTATTGAGAAAATAACCGATGGCATTTTCTCCCGCATTAAAAATAACTCCATCTCCTAAATATAAAGGCGAACTATCATTATCTCGACTATAACTTGGGGTAGACCGTAAATTTAACTTCCAGAGTTCTTTTCCTGTCCTAAAGGAAATTGCCCGAAAACTGGTGGCTAATCCTCCTTTTGACAGACTGCTCCGACTTCCTTGTAAAACAACAATTCTGTTCTCATCTGTTGCTGTTTCATCAATATAAATACTCGATGTTCCTTTAATGACATCATCAAATTTATATCTCCAAATTTCCTTCTGAGTCTCTAATTCTATTTTTCTTAAATAATAGTCGAATGCTCCTATAATAATATAAGTTTTGCCGCGATCGCGCGTAATAGTGGGTTGTCCTGTCCACCCGGCACCACTCCAAACTTTACGGGTGCGTCCCACATAAGTAACTCCTGTTCCTAACGGAAACTTATGAATTTGTTTCAAGTTTTTAGGAACACCTCGACCATAAAAACGCCGTTGATCATTCCCTAAATAAGTCGGGATTAATAACTCAGTTTCTGGATCTAAAATGGATAATAATGTTTTAAATTCCTGTTGAATTTCTGTTTCAGTTGCGTTATAATTAAATAATTGAGAAACAGCCGAAGGAACAAGCGAACCCAGGGAAAAATAAGCAGCGAGTTGATTAAACTGTCGTCGAGAAACCATAATTTCAAAACCCAGAATCTAAGAAATAATCCCCGTAGAGATGTTGGATGCAACGTCTCTACATATTAAACCATAAATTGCTAATCAAAAAATCCATACCCAGAACCGAATCAAAATGTTAAACTAAAATCGATTGAGTCTAAAAACATCTTCAGGTATCCCTAATGGTTAATCGTCTTTCTGAGTCCAAAAGTCTCTATCTTCGGAAACACGCAGAAAACCCGATTGATTGGTGGCCCTGGTGTGATGAAGCGTTAGAAAAAGCTCGTTTGGAAAATAAACCCATATTTCTTTCTATTGGTTATTCCAGTTGTCATTGGTGTACGGTCATGGAAGGAGAGGCATTTTCTGACCCTGGAATTGCTCAATATATGAATCAAAATTTCTTACCGATTAAAGTTGATCGAGAAGAACGACCAGAAATTGATAGTATTTATATGCAGGCTTTACAAATGATGACAGGTCAAGGAGGATGGCCGTTAAATATATTCTTAAGTCCCGATGAAAAAATCCCCTTTTATGGTGGAACTTACTTTCCCTTAGAGCCCCGTTATGGAAGACCCGGATTTTTAGAAGTTTTACAATCAATTCGTCGATTTTATGACTTAGAAAAGACCAAATTGCAAGCGTTTAAAGATGAAATTATGACGCATTTGCAACAAGCGACAATTTTACCGGAGTCTGAATTAACAGAAGATTTATTACAAAAAGGATTAGAAGCGAATACCGGGGTAATTACTCGCAATGAATATGGGGGGCCAAGGTTTCCGATGATTCCTTATGCTGACATGGCATTGCGAAGAATTCGGTTTAATCTTGAGTCTGAATATGATGCGAAACAAGCTTGTACTCAACGGGGTTTAGACTTAGCTTTAGGGGGAATTTATGATCACGTTGCGGGAGGATTTCATCGCTATACCGTTGACCCGACTTGGACAGTTCCCCACTTTGAAAAAATGCTCTATGATAATGGGCAAATTGTTGAATATTTAGCGGATTTATGGAGTGCGGGGATTCAAAAACCTGCTTTTAAACGGTCAATTCAGGGAAGTTTTGAATGGTTAAAACGGGAAATGACCGCCCCAGAAGGTTATTTTTATGCGTCCCAAGATGCCGATAATTTTACTTCTCCAGAGGAGTTAGAACCCGAAGAAGGAGCATTTTATGTCTGGAATAATAGTACACTGGAACAAGCTTTAACGCCAGAAGAATATGCAGCTTTGCAAGAACAATTTACGATTACCAAATCGGGGAACTTTGAAGGCAAAAATGTCTTGCAACGGTGGAATGCAGAGGAGTTAAGTAATACCATTGAATCTGCTTTAGAAAAACTATTTCAAATCCGGTATGGGGAATTGCCAGAAGCGGTGAAACTCTTTCCTCCCGCCCGGAATAATCAAGAGGCAAAAACTCACGACTGGTTAGGCAGAATTCCCCCAGTTACTGATGTTAAAATGATTGTAGCTTGGAATAGTTTAATGATTTCAGGTTTAGCCAAAGCTGCCAAAGTTTTTGGGGAAGTTGAATATTTAGAATTAGCCACAAAAGCGGCTCAATTTATTCTCAATCATCAATGGGTAGAAGGACGTTTACATCGAGTCAATTATGAAGGACAACCGGACGTTGTAGCTCAATCTGAAGATTATGCGTTATTGATTAAAGCGTTAATTGATTTACATCAAGCCAGTTTAACAGTAACCCCCGCTTTAGTACAGCCTGATTATTGGTTAGAACAGGCGAAAAAAGTTCAAGAAGAATTTGATAATTTACTCTGGAGTGTGGAACTCGGAGGATATTTTAATACGGCCAAAGACACCGGAGAAGATTTATTAATTCGAGAACGGAGTTATATTGATAATGCAACTCCGGCGGCGAATGGGGTGGCTCTTGCTAATTTAGTCCGTCTGTTTTTATTAACAGAAAATCTGGAATTTTTAGATTTAGCTGAACAAGGGTTAACCGCCTTTAGTTCGGTGATGCAAAAATCTCCCCAAGCTTGTCCGAGTTTATTTACTGCGTTAGATTGGTATCGAAATAATACCCTCGTTAGAACTTCTCCCGAACAAATTTTAGGGTTGAGTGTACAGTATTTCCCCGCTACTATTTTTAAAGTTGATAACACGCTTTCCCCTGATATTATCGGCTTAGTTTGTCAGGGATTAAAATGTAATCAACCTGCCAAAAATCCCGAAGAAATGTTACAACAATTGCAAGCGAGTCAAACTCGTTCTTAACTTATATGAAATCCCATTATAGATGCTACAGATGATTCCCTCTAACCCCTAGAGACTAAGCATGGCTAGTCTCTACAGGGGGGGATTTGTAGCAAACATTAAGGGATTTCATATTAAATTCTTGTCGGTCATCAGTAATCAGTGGGCAAGAGGCAAGAGGCAAAAGGCAAAAGGCAAAAGGCAAAAAGCAATTGTACTTCGCACAGCAATATTCTTGACCATTGCCTATTCCCTATTCCCTATTCCCTATTCCTTAAACCGTCAAACATTTTAAGATTTTGTTACTTTTTCAGGTAAACTAGCTTCTAATTTTAAACAATTACGGCCCTCAATTTGTAAACAATAATCTACCCGATCCATTAATCGATTCATAATTAACCAACCATAACCACTTTCTTGTTTATCTTCAGGCTTAGGAGGATGGTAATTATCCACCTCATAGCCTGTACCGTGATCCCAAATTTCTAAAGAAATATCTCGATCCTTTAATTCCAAACGAACCATCACAGGAAGATGGGGTTGATCGCGGTGAGCATGACGAATGACGTTGGAGTAAGCTTCTGCGAGGACGAGGCGGAACCGATTTGACTGACGGGGCCAATCCACATGATCTCCTAGTTCGACTTCCAAACTGCTCAATAACCAGTTTTCAACAATTGTTAAAAACCTAATATCGCTTGGCACTTGAAGCTCAGTTTTCATCAGTCAACAAAACCTCCAGAGAGAGTATAGTTTGATCATCTTCCTGAACGGGATTATGTTCTCGGATAGCCGATAATAAACCATCTAAATTTAGCTGTTCCTGTTGTTGGAGTAACTTCCAAAGTCCCTCCTGTTGCAACATCGAGCGAATGGCGGGACTGCCATCGGTTGCTTCGTGCACCACTGTAGCTTCAGTAATACCATCACTGGTTACTAAGAAGATATCCCCAGGATTGAGGGTGAGACTGTCTCCTTTGCCTTTCCAGACGGGAAGAATTCCCAAGGGAATGCCACGAGTCTTGAGAAACGTGGGTTCAAGGGTTAGGGATGGATGAGGGTAATTTGCCCAGACCATCGGATAAATATGTCCAGCATTGGCATAGGCTAGATGTCCCGTAGAGGGAGTGTAACGAGCCAAAACCATTGTAATAAAGTGATTATTACTGACTAAATCATCAGACAAAATCTGATTGAGGTTTTGCATCACCTGATCCGGTTCAGGAGACGTTTCCACGGACAGTTCCCGACGCATCACCGAAATCGCGCTCGCCATAAATAGGGCCGCTGGAACCCCTTTACCAGAGACATCCCCTAAGCCTACCCAAATATCCCCTTGGGGATGAATAAAGACTTCAAAGAAATCCCCCCCCACTTCTCGCGCCGGATGACAACAGGCTTGTACCCGAAAGGTATCAAACTCTGGCCAACTTTGACGCAGGAGATTGTTTTGAATTTGACTGGCGACTTTGAGTTCATTTCGCATCTGTTCAGCTAACTCTACTGTCCGTTGATAGAGTTTGGCTTGAGATAGCGCTAAAGAAGCTTGTTCGGAAACAACTTCCAACAGTTGAATATCATCCTCTGACCAAGAAGAAATACTGTTGTCTTGATAAAGAGCCAAAACAGCCAGTAAATCATGCTGATAGGTCAGGGGTAAAATAATTTCAGTCCCGTTATCGGGATGATTTGGCCCTTGTTGAATTTGAGTTTCCCGACTTTCTAGCACCGCTTGCATAGAAGTTTCAAGCTGAGATAGCCAGGTTTGGACATTCTCCGCGTCTCCCCCATAAGAAAAGATTTGCAGTGAAAGTCTTCCTTCTTCGACAGAACGAATACAACAGCCCGTCGCATCGAAGGTTTCTCCCAAGGTGCGAACAATGGTTTGTAGCATACTGGAGTAGTCTAGGGACTCTCGCAGGGCGCTGACCACATCGTTATACAGAGATTCCCGACGCAGAGCGCGCCGCAGAGCATTTGTTCGTTGTTTGAAGAATTTGTAAGTTTCAGACGCCTGTTGAATTACAGACTTGAGTTCTTCAGGATTCCAAGGTTTGGTGATGTATTTGAAAACTTGACCAGAGTTAATCGCTTCCACTAGGTCTTCAACATCCGTATATCCGGTTAACAGAATCCGAATGGTGTCAGGGAAACGTTCAACGGTTTTGCCGAGAAATTCGGTTCCGTTCATTTCTGGCATCCGTTGATCGGAAATAATCACCGCCATTTCACCCTCGTCGTCGAGAATTTGCAGAGCTTTGAGGGCGCTGTCGGCCTTGAACACTTGGAAATCCCGGCGAAATGTCCGAAACAACAAATCTAAGTTGTCTGGTTCGTCATCGACGACCATGAGTTTCAGCTTTCGACCATCTCCCCGACTCATGCGATTCCCTACTCCCAGATGAATAGATCAGGTATTTCCCATCTTACCGCCTCTATCATCTTAGGTTAAGTCTGGCATTCCTGAAAAAATGCTGAATTCTTGCCGTATCGGGGATTGAGCTATTTTTTTCGTTAGGGGGGTGGGATGTCGGCGGTGGGGGACAGAATAGAAAGGAAGCGATCGCACACCACTACAATTATTAAAAAAGTCATGAA
This genomic window from Planktothrix serta PCC 8927 contains:
- a CDS encoding prevent-host-death family protein, producing MTQITLAELPETLQTLINQAKKTGETLTIIQDGIPFAIISPVQKKSLLQTLSTLEPLDEDFADVDEGLLPLDDIEF
- a CDS encoding type II toxin-antitoxin system VapC family toxin, with protein sequence MNYLYLLDTNIISELIKNPRGVIFYKIQEVGEDQVCTSIIVACESKFGAQKKNSQKLIEKLQTILDSIEILPLTHPVEQYYAEIRTYLEQQGTPIGSNDLLIAAHALTLHLTIVTNNVREFSRVPNLKVENWLNPD
- a CDS encoding PQQ-binding-like beta-propeller repeat protein gives rise to the protein MVSRRQFNQLAAYFSLGSLVPSAVSQLFNYNATETEIQQEFKTLLSILDPETELLIPTYLGNDQRRFYGRGVPKNLKQIHKFPLGTGVTYVGRTRKVWSGAGWTGQPTITRDRGKTYIIIGAFDYYLRKIELETQKEIWRYKFDDVIKGTSSIYIDETATDENRIVVLQGSRSSLSKGGLATSFRAISFRTGKELWKLNLRSTPSYSRDNDSSPLYLGDGVIFNAGENAIGYFLNSSVKTAEKKSGFLQPQILSEVKLYQDGDSSRHGGNLVSESSPSRLENRIFMASGSGHIYGIDLKTRKIIWDFYTGSDIDGSAVISQEGKLFCAIEKQYIPGNGGVLKLNPNREPKESVEWFFPTKNQRFNTWEGGIIGSVALNDEYNPDGFPAIFATNAIDGYLYIGSQMITTGKTVTGPLGKGEYKTPLILVQEKIGASISTPIFTDGYKLVTAGYNGVYLFNLYWEEARANQSNAIPNQRGEYYRLRVEQTGRFKPEVSFESTPIVWNGQVMICGRDGGLYTLG
- a CDS encoding thioredoxin domain-containing protein, which codes for MVNRLSESKSLYLRKHAENPIDWWPWCDEALEKARLENKPIFLSIGYSSCHWCTVMEGEAFSDPGIAQYMNQNFLPIKVDREERPEIDSIYMQALQMMTGQGGWPLNIFLSPDEKIPFYGGTYFPLEPRYGRPGFLEVLQSIRRFYDLEKTKLQAFKDEIMTHLQQATILPESELTEDLLQKGLEANTGVITRNEYGGPRFPMIPYADMALRRIRFNLESEYDAKQACTQRGLDLALGGIYDHVAGGFHRYTVDPTWTVPHFEKMLYDNGQIVEYLADLWSAGIQKPAFKRSIQGSFEWLKREMTAPEGYFYASQDADNFTSPEELEPEEGAFYVWNNSTLEQALTPEEYAALQEQFTITKSGNFEGKNVLQRWNAEELSNTIESALEKLFQIRYGELPEAVKLFPPARNNQEAKTHDWLGRIPPVTDVKMIVAWNSLMISGLAKAAKVFGEVEYLELATKAAQFILNHQWVEGRLHRVNYEGQPDVVAQSEDYALLIKALIDLHQASLTVTPALVQPDYWLEQAKKVQEEFDNLLWSVELGGYFNTAKDTGEDLLIRERSYIDNATPAANGVALANLVRLFLLTENLEFLDLAEQGLTAFSSVMQKSPQACPSLFTALDWYRNNTLVRTSPEQILGLSVQYFPATIFKVDNTLSPDIIGLVCQGLKCNQPAKNPEEMLQQLQASQTRS
- a CDS encoding ATP-binding protein — its product is MKTELQVPSDIRFLTIVENWLLSSLEVELGDHVDWPRQSNRFRLVLAEAYSNVIRHAHRDQPHLPVMVRLELKDRDISLEIWDHGTGYEVDNYHPPKPEDKQESGYGWLIMNRLMDRVDYCLQIEGRNCLKLEASLPEKVTKS
- a CDS encoding SpoIIE family protein phosphatase gives rise to the protein MSRGDGRKLKLMVVDDEPDNLDLLFRTFRRDFQVFKADSALKALQILDDEGEMAVIISDQRMPEMNGTEFLGKTVERFPDTIRILLTGYTDVEDLVEAINSGQVFKYITKPWNPEELKSVIQQASETYKFFKQRTNALRRALRRESLYNDVVSALRESLDYSSMLQTIVRTLGETFDATGCCIRSVEEGRLSLQIFSYGGDAENVQTWLSQLETSMQAVLESRETQIQQGPNHPDNGTEIILPLTYQHDLLAVLALYQDNSISSWSEDDIQLLEVVSEQASLALSQAKLYQRTVELAEQMRNELKVASQIQNNLLRQSWPEFDTFRVQACCHPAREVGGDFFEVFIHPQGDIWVGLGDVSGKGVPAALFMASAISVMRRELSVETSPEPDQVMQNLNQILSDDLVSNNHFITMVLARYTPSTGHLAYANAGHIYPMVWANYPHPSLTLEPTFLKTRGIPLGILPVWKGKGDSLTLNPGDIFLVTSDGITEATVVHEATDGSPAIRSMLQQEGLWKLLQQQEQLNLDGLLSAIREHNPVQEDDQTILSLEVLLTDEN